A window of Verrucomicrobiia bacterium contains these coding sequences:
- a CDS encoding NAD(P)/FAD-dependent oxidoreductase, with product MKPKNSYDVIVIGGGPAGSSASALLSEQGHRVLLLEREKFPRYHIGESLLPFTYQPLERLGLIGRMKKSAFVKKYSVQFVSPSGRASLPFYFFNRYDRESIAQTWQVLRSEFDQMLLDNTRAKGTEVKEEITVKELLRDGERVIGVRTVSKDGETKDYHATITLDCSGKEAFSTVRNGWRVPDPYLNKIAVWTYYKGAKRDAGVDEGATTVAYVPEKGWFWYIPQHNDMISVGVVAEGKYLTRGGVKAPEEIFKREIEENLWIKEHLSHGLSTGNYYLTSEYSYHAKHCATEGLLLVGDAFAFLDPVFSSGVMLALKSGVMAADAVHQAFVTQDFSPEIFSNYAATLRQGVENMRKLVYAFYNPDFSFGRVIKKYPDAAGEITDCLSGDVNKDFSQLWKWVSEFVPLPDDLPVGQPLTHSEELAKA from the coding sequence ATGAAACCTAAAAATAGCTACGACGTCATCGTGATCGGCGGTGGTCCCGCCGGTTCTTCCGCTTCCGCGTTGCTTTCTGAACAAGGCCATCGCGTGCTCCTGCTGGAACGCGAAAAATTTCCGCGCTATCACATCGGCGAATCGCTGCTGCCTTTCACTTACCAGCCGCTGGAACGCCTTGGCCTCATCGGCCGCATGAAAAAATCTGCGTTCGTTAAAAAATACAGCGTCCAATTCGTCTCACCCTCGGGTCGCGCGAGTTTGCCATTTTATTTTTTCAACCGTTACGACCGCGAAAGCATCGCGCAAACCTGGCAGGTGCTACGCTCCGAGTTCGACCAGATGCTGCTCGACAATACGCGCGCCAAGGGCACTGAGGTCAAAGAGGAAATCACCGTGAAGGAATTGCTGCGCGATGGCGAGCGCGTCATTGGCGTTCGCACCGTCAGCAAAGACGGCGAGACGAAGGATTATCATGCTACCATCACGCTCGATTGTTCGGGCAAAGAAGCTTTTTCCACCGTGCGCAACGGTTGGCGCGTCCCCGATCCTTACCTCAACAAGATCGCGGTGTGGACTTACTATAAAGGCGCGAAACGCGATGCCGGCGTTGACGAAGGCGCGACGACTGTGGCCTACGTTCCTGAAAAAGGCTGGTTCTGGTATATTCCGCAGCACAACGACATGATCAGCGTCGGCGTCGTGGCGGAAGGAAAATATCTGACGCGCGGCGGCGTGAAAGCGCCCGAGGAAATTTTCAAACGCGAGATCGAGGAAAATCTTTGGATCAAGGAACATCTCTCGCACGGCCTATCCACCGGAAATTATTATCTCACCAGCGAATATTCGTACCACGCCAAACATTGCGCCACGGAAGGCTTGCTCCTCGTCGGCGACGCTTTTGCGTTTCTCGATCCCGTGTTTTCGTCCGGCGTCATGCTCGCGCTCAAGAGCGGTGTCATGGCGGCGGATGCCGTTCATCAGGCATTCGTCACGCAGGATTTTTCGCCGGAAATCTTTTCCAATTACGCGGCGACTTTACGTCAGGGTGTCGAAAACATGCGCAAATTGGTTTACGCATTTTATAATCCCGATTTTTCCTTCGGCAGAGTCATCAAAAAATATCCCGACGCCGCCGGCGAAATCACCGATTGCCTCTCCGGCGACGTGAACAAGGATTTCAGCCAACTGTGGAAATGGGTTTCCGAATTCGTCCCGCTCCCCGACGATCTCCCCGTTGGCCAGCCGCTGACGCATTCCGAAGAACTGGCGAAAGCTTAA
- a CDS encoding glycosyltransferase has product MNIVQITPGAGAMYCGNCFRDNALVHSLRRRGHDVTMIPLYLPLTLDEADETRGLPIFFNGITVYLEQKSALFRNAPAWLHNLFNSPALLKFAAGRAAKTRATDLGDLTLSMIRGEQGHQARELEQLIAFLKTQPRPDIICLSNALLAGMARRLKSELGAPIACVLQGEDYFLDALPDSHRALTWQTLAGRCKDIDLFIPPSRYFGDRMSERLRLPASRVRVIHDGINLSGYEAAPAPANPTLGFFARMCREKGLDTLVEAFIILKERHRIPNLKLKIGGGCGPADQPFVNSLRDRLRAKVFLDDVEFSPNVSREEKLAFFRSLSVFSVPALYGEAFGLYVIEALASGVPIVQPRHAAFPELIEATGGGVLCEPGDPCALADALEPLLLDSTRARELGATGRKAVLEKFNSEFMAAEVLRAYEEVTTTRGALTY; this is encoded by the coding sequence ATGAACATCGTCCAGATCACTCCCGGCGCCGGGGCCATGTATTGCGGAAATTGTTTCCGCGATAACGCCCTCGTCCACTCGCTCCGCCGCCGCGGCCACGACGTGACGATGATTCCCCTCTATCTCCCGCTCACGCTCGATGAAGCCGATGAAACGCGCGGCCTGCCCATTTTTTTCAACGGCATCACCGTTTATCTCGAACAAAAATCCGCGCTCTTTCGCAACGCGCCCGCGTGGCTTCACAACCTTTTTAATTCGCCCGCATTGCTGAAATTTGCCGCTGGTCGCGCCGCCAAAACCCGCGCTACCGATCTCGGCGACCTCACACTCTCCATGATTCGCGGCGAGCAAGGCCATCAAGCGCGCGAGCTCGAACAACTCATCGCCTTTCTCAAAACGCAACCCCGGCCCGACATCATTTGCCTCTCCAACGCCCTGCTAGCCGGCATGGCTCGCCGCCTCAAATCCGAACTCGGCGCGCCCATCGCGTGTGTGTTGCAGGGCGAAGATTATTTTCTCGACGCGCTTCCCGATTCTCATCGCGCGCTCACCTGGCAAACCCTCGCCGGGCGTTGCAAAGACATTGACCTGTTCATCCCGCCCTCGCGTTATTTCGGCGACCGCATGAGCGAGCGCCTCCGCCTGCCCGCGAGCCGCGTGCGCGTCATTCACGATGGCATCAATCTCAGCGGCTACGAAGCCGCGCCCGCGCCCGCGAATCCCACGCTCGGTTTTTTCGCGCGCATGTGCCGCGAGAAAGGTTTGGATACACTCGTCGAAGCCTTCATCATTTTGAAAGAGCGCCATCGCATCCCCAATCTCAAATTGAAAATCGGCGGCGGTTGCGGCCCGGCGGATCAACCCTTCGTCAATTCCCTGCGCGATCGTCTCCGCGCAAAAGTTTTTTTGGACGACGTCGAATTTTCCCCCAACGTCAGTCGCGAAGAGAAGCTCGCGTTCTTCCGTTCACTATCGGTTTTTTCCGTGCCCGCGCTTTATGGTGAAGCCTTCGGCCTTTACGTCATCGAAGCGCTGGCGAGCGGCGTGCCCATCGTGCAACCGCGCCACGCCGCATTTCCCGAACTCATCGAAGCCACTGGTGGCGGTGTTTTGTGCGAACCCGGCGATCCCTGCGCCCTGGCTGATGCCCTCGAACCGCTGCTCCTTGATTCCACGCGCGCCCGCGAACTCGGCGCGACCGG